Proteins from a single region of Phormidium ambiguum IAM M-71:
- a CDS encoding glycosyltransferase family 2 protein, with protein MGSYPLVSICVPVYNAGEFITPLIECLQSNSYPNSEIIISDDASQDDSLKLLRSANLPNCRIFSHSRYGLVGNWNFCISQAQGKYVKFLFQDDAIAPNCITKMVELAEQDGDIGLVFCPRRLVFDRSIDANFIKGMQNLHQHWTQLESIQSGLTLLRDPNFLKPPYNKIGEPTNVLIRREVFHQLGLFDPMFKQLCDLEMWLRIMVDYKVGFIDEELATFHIHTEQTTNRNLNSDRVATLFEIYKVWLKIIFNKTYHSLPNNLRQNFRQELIKILLIKGAKSIILLRWYQAQRVKELLTEALLSKLELASDE; from the coding sequence ATGGGTAGTTATCCACTGGTCAGTATTTGTGTTCCTGTTTATAACGCTGGGGAATTTATTACTCCTTTGATTGAGTGTCTGCAAAGTAATAGTTACCCTAACAGCGAAATTATTATTTCTGATGATGCTTCTCAGGACGATTCTTTAAAGTTATTGCGATCGGCAAATTTACCAAATTGTCGGATTTTTTCTCATTCTAGGTATGGGTTGGTTGGGAATTGGAATTTTTGTATTTCCCAAGCTCAAGGTAAGTATGTCAAGTTTTTATTTCAGGATGATGCGATCGCACCAAACTGCATTACTAAAATGGTAGAGTTGGCCGAACAAGATGGAGATATTGGTTTAGTTTTTTGTCCGCGTCGCTTGGTGTTCGATCGATCGATCGATGCCAATTTTATTAAGGGAATGCAAAATCTACATCAACACTGGACTCAACTAGAATCAATTCAATCTGGTTTAACTTTACTGAGAGATCCAAATTTTTTAAAGCCGCCATATAACAAAATTGGTGAACCGACTAATGTGTTAATTCGCCGCGAGGTTTTTCACCAACTTGGTTTGTTCGATCCAATGTTTAAACAATTATGTGATTTAGAAATGTGGCTGCGGATTATGGTGGATTATAAAGTAGGTTTTATTGATGAGGAGTTGGCCACTTTCCACATTCATACGGAACAAACAACTAATCGGAATTTAAATAGCGATCGCGTTGCCACTTTGTTTGAGATTTATAAAGTATGGCTAAAAATTATTTTTAATAAAACTTATCACTCATTACCCAATAATTTAAGACAAAATTTTAGGCAGGAATTAATTAAAATTCTCTTAATTAAAGGAGCAAAAAGCATCATATTATTAAGATGGTATCAAGCACAAAGAGTTAAGGAATTACTGACAGAAGCTTTGCTCTCAAAACTAGAATTAGCTAGTGATGAGTAA
- a CDS encoding DUF3172 domain-containing protein: protein MRRKPTPVANRPSSTTSKPSLFNYTSLAIIAGVFILGIGIGLAFSTTATSDSGTNVYSREFIDRSAPNAALCAQFGASAIVTDTRVFVTLNPFSVYISQPRMQPGCVLRTNNWSILEQRKLVNGEQVRNCKLRMNTFAYTGALESSPQIDCVYRNDNDQNRFNQIPGAGGPPPAETGEF from the coding sequence ATGAGACGCAAACCCACCCCTGTCGCCAATAGACCTTCCTCAACTACTAGTAAACCCTCCCTGTTTAACTACACATCATTAGCCATTATTGCTGGCGTTTTTATTTTGGGAATTGGTATTGGTCTTGCTTTTAGTACCACTGCAACTTCTGATTCCGGTACCAACGTCTATTCCCGCGAATTTATCGATCGCAGCGCCCCTAACGCCGCCCTTTGCGCCCAATTTGGTGCTAGCGCGATCGTCACCGACACCCGGGTTTTCGTTACCCTCAACCCCTTTAGCGTCTACATATCTCAACCAAGAATGCAGCCAGGGTGCGTGTTGCGTACCAACAACTGGTCAATTTTAGAGCAAAGAAAACTCGTCAACGGCGAACAAGTCCGAAACTGTAAACTAAGGATGAACACTTTCGCCTACACAGGTGCCCTGGAAAGTTCACCCCAAATTGACTGCGTGTACCGCAACGACAACGATCAAAACCGATTTAATCAAATCCCTGGCGCTGGCGGTCCACCCCCGGCAGAAACTGGTGAATTCTAA